The window CAGCAGAAAATGGCTGGATAGATGAAGAAAAAATAGTTATGGAAAACATGTATGCTATGAGAAGAGCTGGAGCAGATATTATAATAACATACCATGCTAAAGATATAGCAAAATGGTTAAAAAGAGGTGTAAATTAAGTGAGATATAGTAATTCAGAGAAAATATATGAAAAAGCTGTGAAGATTATACCAGGAGGAGTAAATAGTCCTGTTAGAGCTTTTAAATCAGTTGATAAAACATATCCAATTTTTGTAAATAGAGGAAAAGGATCAAAGATATATGATGAGGATGGAAATGAGTATATTGATTATATTTGCTCATGGGGTCCACTTATTTTAGGGCATAACAATGAGAAAGTTTTAAAAGGTGTTAGAGAAGCTATTGAACTTGGAAGTTCTTTTGGGCTACCGACTAAAATGGAAGTAGAATTAGCGGGGTTAGTATGTAAGTGCTATCCATCAATGGATATGATTAGATTTACAACTTCTGGAACAGAAGCTACAATGGCTGCTGTAAGAGTGGCAAGAGCTTTTACAAGTAGAAATAAAATATTGAAATTTGAAGGATGCTATCATGGACATTCAGATTCATTATTAGTTAGTTCTGGATCAGGATTGTTAACAGATGGTTATCAAGATAGTAATGGGATAACAGAAGGAGTTTTAAAAGATACTTTAGTAGCACCTTTTGGAAATATAGAAAAAGTAAGAGAGATATTATCTGCAAAAGATGTGGCATGTTTAATAATGGAGCCAGTACCAGCGAATATGGGACTTATAAATAGCTCGAAAGAGTTTTTACAAGCTATGAGAGAGATATGTGATGAGACAGGAACTCTTTTGATATTTGATGAGGTAATATCTGGATTTAGAGTAGCTTTAGGTGGAGCTCAAGAATTTTATGGAATAACTCCTGATATAACAACTTTAGGAAAGATAATAGGTGGAGGTTATCCTGTTGGAGCTTTTGGTGGTAAAAAAGAGATTATGGATATGATTGCCCCTGTTGGAAGAGTTTACCATGCAGGAACTCTATCTGGAAATCCAGTAGCTGTTAGAGCTGGATTTGAAATGGTTAGTCATCTTCTAGAAAATAAAGAAACTCTCTATAAAGAATTGGAAGAGAAAGTTATTTATATGACAGATTCGATTGAAAAAATTGCTAATAAATATAAAGTACCAATTACAATA of the Cetobacterium sp. NK01 genome contains:
- the hemL gene encoding glutamate-1-semialdehyde 2,1-aminomutase yields the protein MRYSNSEKIYEKAVKIIPGGVNSPVRAFKSVDKTYPIFVNRGKGSKIYDEDGNEYIDYICSWGPLILGHNNEKVLKGVREAIELGSSFGLPTKMEVELAGLVCKCYPSMDMIRFTTSGTEATMAAVRVARAFTSRNKILKFEGCYHGHSDSLLVSSGSGLLTDGYQDSNGITEGVLKDTLVAPFGNIEKVREILSAKDVACLIMEPVPANMGLINSSKEFLQAMREICDETGTLLIFDEVISGFRVALGGAQEFYGITPDITTLGKIIGGGYPVGAFGGKKEIMDMIAPVGRVYHAGTLSGNPVAVRAGFEMVSHLLENKETLYKELEEKVIYMTDSIEKIANKYKVPITINKLGSLFTIFFSDLDEITDLEHVINSNTTHYSIYFNTLLDNGVVAPPSKYEAHFVSTAHTKEDLDRTLEVIEMAFKKIGEINGK